Below is a window of Plasmodium brasilianum strain Bolivian I chromosome 14, whole genome shotgun sequence DNA.
ttaaataagtgcataaaatttataaataaaatagataaaaaatgcgttttaaataaaaatgctcACTATTTGttacaaataattatatatatatatgaactgAAAGGCTTATATAATAACGCTTTAAGATATTcgatattattatttttgaactGCCCATCCAATCCACAAATTATTCTTAAGCTCTTTAGTTTTTCTGTACTATGTTTAAAAGACGAAATTCGATTAATTCTGCTAGCTAAATACCATAAGAAAATTGCTtggttaaaatattttctcttttttattttatactcgGTTAATTACcaatttcaaaataaaaagctttttaataacttcctttttcttattgAAAATGTAACGAAAAAtaacaagaaaaagaaaaatatatatatatccagaagaactaaaaataatgaatgcCCTCACCAAGATAGGGTATATATAAACGATGATAGCTCCGAAAATTGCTATAATAgattagaaaataaaaaagatgatatgaaaaaggaaatatcAATTATTAATAACTTAGTCTATGAACAAAATATCAAAGAACATAAGATCTCAAGTAGCGAAGCATTCGAAAGGaacgataaaaataaatataatgagaAGAGTATGAGGAACAACTGCAAAGAAAAGAGTGAAAGCAACCTATATAAGGAAGGGAGGAATAAGAGGGAATGTATCGAAAGTTGTGAAGGGAGAGAAAAAAGAGGAAAGGATTATTTGGAGATATCAtcttttttgatatattccCGTATTAGATTTCACttagataaaaataaggaaaattctaatgtatatatttataagaaaattatattgtataGTTCTTTGTATAACATAGTAACATTGTATGATGTTTATAactatattagaaaaaataaattatcaaaacattttccaaaatttttcttatattccaaattatttataatgataaatattaaaaaaagtttttatgaaagaaattatataatgtgtTATAGTCTAAGCAAATTGTTATTAATGGAACATATGTATGATTCTTTCAcaataacattttttgtaaattcttcttatttattaaataaaataagctGCATTAAAAATCTAGCTGTTGAattaagaagaaataaaaaatatatctattatttattctgCAATGCAGCTTTATTACTACATTTTAGGCAAGTCGAAAGAtctatacaaatatataaatatatagttgattcttataaaaatattttttctgatttatatctttattccttgtttaatttaatatactcACTTCAGATAACACAAAAAGCTcatcaaattatttttctttgtaaaaatttaaataagttattttttcataatatccatgtgtatattttactatcgtattattactttttaaatgttatacCCACTAAATCTTATTCTTCCCTCATAAGAgcttataacatatataattatcacCCTCACATATTTTATGTTCTCTCCTATCTAGCATTATCACTTAAAAAGTATGCATAAAAAGgggttatatatatatatatttattataggcaacaaatatatatatttttaaaaaatatatatatattatatttgtcactgtatgcataaataaatgtagtgcactatttaaattaataatagtataaggcaataaataaaaatgttgaacaaaaaatgatatgTTACTGTTTTCATGTACAGGAGCAAActcctttttatatatgcatatgattaaatctcttttttatgtaaaacaaatatcaatgttttataagaattaattttttttccagataataaatacaaaaataatatcttaTTTATGTGCATTATAGTTAAATAGAACTAGAAAgattaaagaataaaaaaaataaaataaaataaaataagagaagaaaatgaaaatgaaaaaattgaaaaaaattatacctTTTGAATTagctttatatttttttccgtttttctatatatttacaattatattttttaggtATAAAGAATATGTTGCTTTTAGCGAATTATCTCTTTATTTCAGTTTAAAAAATCGAACACTGcggaattatatttttacaaaaatttataaaagtcAGCTTAAATATGTACCCACTTACTTGttatattacaattttaaaaGGATGAACACATACGATATGAAAAATAGTATTACAAATTTAGgtaatttcatattttatgaatactTTGAAAATCTAATAAAATCATATGTAatttcttactttttttctgGTAAGAGgtataacataataaaagaaaaaattagtaaaatgCGTGTAaatactaatattatttcaaatttttacttatttaattttttgacattaaaaatgtattttatatattcaaaagaatatataaatatgtgcttatacatgtgtatatgtgttttTAATTCTacatctaaaaaaaatatatgtttttatatttcactaaaaaattaaaaaaatattttttttaaggaaaaagttgaatttccttattttaagtgaaaatttatgcataattgcattaaattttttttctaaggATATAAAGCTATTGCAccgtaaataaaaataaaattgtatagAAGTAATGATAAATACATTCTAGAAATAACAAcgaaatacatatatgttttttttttattaattatttccaATACTcagttttaaaatatattgctAATATTAAAAGGTCTCTGAAGAAAATGCAGttatgcataaaaaataatttttattaaaaggtAAACAGCTgctattctcttttttaaaatatttcaaacatgtacatgctttaatatatgtagtatatatatgtagaaatcatatattttttttttaaatatatataatttgttcaaaataattcaatatattttattaaatatatagtatgtcttaaaattatactgtatttttcatagttatatactatttactttattctccataatataaattttgcaccgatatttttttaaaataaagtgCACTAGTAAAGTTTATGTGTAAAATAGGATAATTATtagcaattttttatttttcttgcatatttgaaataactataattcaaataaacaaatatagaTTTACATACACTTTCTATTATTACTGTAATCAATATAATGGATAAAAGGACATGATATACGGTTtcttgtatataataattattctaGTAATTTCTGATAATATATAGCAAGATTAACATTAATTCTTGTATAGATGTATAGAGGTAAGTTCAaagttcattaaaaaaaaattggcaAGTTAAAAACAGAATTTCttcagaaaatttttttttattagagGACATGAAGTGTTTAAATTATCTTTAGAtgtgttaaatttttttatttgattaaatttatataaagaaaaaatttagttttctttcacttttttgcaatatataaaaagtaaggtcatgttatatatatttaaatacttCAATGCTTTTAAAAGAACATTTTAACGTTCATTATAATTGAGTACTCACTGTGACAATATACCATTGAATTGtgtatatttacgtatatatatttatatatatattcatatgaaCGCAAGATTACACAAGTATAATTACAGGCTCATGCGCAGAAAGTGCATGAGCTACTCATTACTCTACATTATTCGAACTTTGTTTAtccatttcatttttgttaattatgAACATCATTGAAtcaaataaagaaaaggaaaggaTAAATTTACACAGTCATATTAGCGGCTTGGGTTTAGATGCAGATGGTTTtgtatatgatataaattttatagcgcaagaaaagaaaaatggaaaaatttgcaaaaatgaacaaaatgggATTACATTTCAAAATGATATTACACATAACATTTTACTAGATCAGGTGAAGTATGAGGagaaatataatgaatatgatAGTAATTATGAGGCGTCAAGTAATGGCGATGACTCTAGTGAAGATGATGAAGtaaaaaacttttataaCTGTAAAGGTATGATTGGACAAAAGAAAGCTAGAGAAGCTGCAGGTATATTTATCAATTTAattaagggaaaaaatatttgtaaatgtttattattaGCTGGACCAAGTGGAAGTGGTAAAACTGCAATAGCAATAGCAATAAGTAAAGAAATTAGTGAAGATTCTATTCCTTTCTGTATATTTAATGCATCTCAGGTATATTCTTGTGAAgttaaaaaaacagaaatacTAACTCAATACATAAGGAAAAGTATTggagtaaaaataaaagaaattaaagaaGTATTTGAAGGGGAAGTAGTAAAATTAGAACCATTTTATGATGATacatatgaagaaaaaaaaatttcttatgTACACATTACCTTGAAAACGTTGaaagagcaaaaaaaaattaagatacATTCTtcaatatatgaaaatatactgaaagaaaaaattcaaGAGAAagatgttatatatattgagtCTCATAGTGGAATAGTTAAAAGAGTAGGGAAGTGTAGCTTATATCATGATATGTTTGATATAGAAACAGATACTTTTGTTGATCTACCTAAAGGaaatgttcataaaaaaaaaaacattattcaAAATGTTACATTATATGATTTAGACGTATCTAATGTTCAGCCAAGAGATAATATTCTCAATTTCTTACAAAATTCGAAAtcaaaaaaaacagaaataacagataaattaagaaatgaaattaacaaaattgtttataaatatgtagaTCAGGGAATAGCCCAAATTATACCAGGAGTTCTGTTTATTGACGAGGTTTGAATATTATCGTatcaaataatttaacaCACTACAATATTAATActtgtttatgtatatatgcattaacATGCACAAatgcaaataaatatatatatacatttgaaCCTGTGAGacataacattttttatgcaAAGAATATTCGCTAAACCACGTGTTCTTATGCCAAATAACTACGTGTTTATGGTCTTGCTTTTGcttctttgttttttctcaGGTTCATATGCTAGATATTGAATGTTTTACTTACTTAAATCGAACTCTAGAATCCAATTTAGCACCTATTCTTATTTTAGCAACAAACAGGGgaatttgtaatataaaagGTACCCtgtttatttcttattttttcctgatcactgtgttatatatacttactcATATTTGCaagcatacatacatattcatattttgcGTTTCTAACTAGGAACGAATATAATATCCGCTCATGGAATACCCGTAGACTTGTTAGATAGAATAATAATCGTTAAGACTATGTTGTATAATAAGGAAGAAATACTACAggtatatgtgtaaatatatatacacgttaattatattagatttatatgtttaatgaATTTGTATACTGACAGTTCttaacattttataaaaccgtattctctttttttttttctgttttttttttttttccccttttgatattgaaaatttaagGTCCTAAAATTAAGATGTAAATTTGAGAAAATCAAAATTGAAAGGGAAGCCTTAAATTATTTAGCGGACATCGGTAAATCTGACATATAAAAACCATTGTGTagattaaattttatacctat
It encodes the following:
- a CDS encoding RuvB-like helicase 1, translated to MNIIESNKEKERINLHSHISGLGLDADGFVYDINFIAQEKKNGKICKNEQNGITFQNDITHNILLDQVKYEEKYNEYDSNYEASSNGDDSSEDDEVKNFYNCKGMIGQKKAREAAGIFINLIKGKNICKCLLLAGPSGSGKTAIAIAISKEISEDSIPFCIFNASQVYSCEVKKTEILTQYIRKSIGVKIKEIKEVFEGEVVKLEPFYDDTYEEKKISYVHITLKTLKEQKKIKIHSSIYENILKEKIQEKDVIYIESHSGIVKRVGKCSLYHDMFDIETDTFVDLPKGNVHKKKNIIQNVTLYDLDVSNVQPRDNILNFLQNSKSKKTEITDKLRNEINKIVYKYVDQGIAQIIPGVLFIDEVHMLDIECFTYLNRTLESNLAPILILATNRGICNIKGTNIISAHGIPVDLLDRIIIVKTMLYNKEEILQVLKLRCKFEKIKIEREALNYLADIGITCSLRYAIQLLTPAKILSKRKGKKRISKNIVEIVSSIFFDTKRSTQLLLDDKNKYMY